Proteins encoded by one window of Kineosporia corallincola:
- a CDS encoding OmpA family protein: MISRVSRVLVAITGLLAGFAVLAPAHATSTPTGTTATSSPTPMGDDELGAQQVPVLGSVTLQKKMTAGEPKITVLINGVRRIPGATVLYYSAGLPEGAEADSWVDFSGSSYDYTRYLSGPGNVFLVDFSADKLYAPLFQKVDGDREEAMGSPYRAWPSAEPGGTFYALYAVMPELPDDLTTVDVMLGHGDVVHDVPIGEGVMEPAVVQEDPIRMGEAWPQIDQAAAAASWEPENALRDLRIKSSNADGSVTEETEDRTTTVNLSSDVLFEVDSAELGDEAGRVLQKAADSVNGSATGGEIKIIGYTDSTGTDSHNLKLSRQRAQAVATALKPLITVSGVTYDVSGRGEQDPVGKNDTEAGRAQNRRVSVVFGEGNEK, translated from the coding sequence ATGATCTCGCGGGTTTCGCGCGTCCTGGTCGCAATCACCGGCCTGCTGGCCGGGTTCGCCGTGCTGGCCCCGGCACATGCCACCTCGACGCCCACCGGCACCACCGCCACGTCGTCCCCCACACCGATGGGGGACGACGAACTGGGTGCGCAGCAGGTGCCCGTCCTCGGTTCCGTGACGCTCCAGAAGAAGATGACGGCGGGCGAACCGAAGATCACCGTGCTGATCAACGGCGTGCGCCGGATCCCCGGGGCCACGGTGCTCTACTACTCGGCCGGTCTCCCGGAGGGCGCCGAGGCGGACAGCTGGGTCGATTTCTCCGGCAGTTCCTACGACTACACCCGGTACCTCAGCGGGCCGGGAAACGTCTTCCTGGTCGACTTCTCCGCCGACAAGCTCTACGCCCCGCTGTTCCAGAAGGTGGACGGCGACCGCGAGGAGGCCATGGGGTCGCCGTACCGGGCCTGGCCGTCCGCGGAGCCCGGCGGCACCTTCTACGCGCTCTACGCCGTGATGCCCGAGCTGCCGGACGATCTCACCACGGTCGACGTGATGCTCGGCCACGGTGACGTGGTGCACGACGTGCCGATCGGTGAGGGTGTGATGGAACCGGCCGTGGTGCAGGAGGATCCGATCCGGATGGGCGAGGCCTGGCCGCAGATCGACCAGGCGGCGGCCGCCGCGTCGTGGGAGCCGGAGAACGCGCTGCGCGACCTGCGGATCAAGAGCTCCAACGCCGACGGCTCGGTCACCGAGGAGACCGAGGACCGGACGACGACCGTGAACCTGTCGTCCGACGTGCTGTTCGAGGTGGACTCGGCGGAGCTGGGTGACGAGGCCGGGAGGGTTCTCCAGAAGGCGGCCGACTCGGTGAACGGGTCGGCCACCGGCGGCGAGATCAAGATCATCGGATATACCGACAGCACCGGAACCGACAGCCACAACCTGAAGCTCTCGCGGCAGCGGGCGCAGGCGGTGGCCACGGCGCTGAAACCATTGATCACCGTGTCCGGCGTCACCTATGACGTTTCCGGCCGGGGTGAGCAGGATCCGGTGGGCAAGAACGACACCGAGGCCGGGCGGGCGCAGAACCGCCGGGTGAGCGTGGTCTTCGGCGAGGGGAACGAGAAGTGA